CAAGCAAGCTTAGCAGTTGGGCTTCAATTCTGTATCCTGAGGACGCCGAAATGGCGATTAAAGTTTTGAATGATCATTTAAATGATTATACAGGGCGCACACCTTATGAAATGGAATGTCGTTTGGTGCGTAAGAATGGTGAGCATCGCTGGTATTATTGCAGTGGAAAAACATTGCGCGATAGCAAGGGAGTGCCTATTCGGATTGCGGGTACCATTCGTGACATTACAATAGAAAAGGAAAAGCAGGCTATTGCGGATGAACTCACGCTCAAGATCCAGCATCTCTCCGATTCCATTACGGAAATGGTGAATGGTGTTAATTCGGTTAGTAACCAAGCGCAGGAGCTGGCTACGGCTCAGGAGCAATCGACAGACGCAGCGAATCAAGCCAAAGTCAGTGCAGAAGAGACACAAAACATTTCCAACTTCATTAAAGAGATTGCAAATCAAACGAATCTGCTGGGTCTGAATGCTGCCATTGAGGCATCGCGTGCGGGCGAGCAGGGGCGGGGTTTTGCGGTAGTCGCAGATGAAGTGAGAAAACTCGCTATTCACAGTGCTGATGCGACCGGAAATATCGAGACCAGTCTGGACGAAATGAAGACACTCATCGAGCGGATTTTGCACAATATCGGGAACATGTCTACGCTGACACAGACACAAGCCGCCCTAACTCAGCAAGTGAATGCATCTACGGACGAGATCAACAGCATGTCCAAAGCTTTGTTGGATTTCGCGAGAACGATGTAAGGCTTCATGTAGAAATGAGGCCGGGCCTAAGGTTCGGTCTCTTTACTGTTTTTGGAAGATGAACTATACTTTTTGAGGATCGATCTAAAAATCACCTCATAGTAACTTTATGTGGAAAAGAGGAACATACCTTGAGCTTACTTAGTTCAATATTGGTCGGAATTGTAGCTCTGGAACATGTGTACATTCTAATATTGGAAATGTTTCTGTGGACGACTCCGCGGGCGATGCGTACGTTCGGGACCTCGAAGGAGCTGGCGGAAGCAAGCAAATCCCTGGCAGCAAATCAGGGGCTGTATAACGGATTTCTGGCAGCCGGATTGGTGTGGGGCTTGTTCTATCCGGAACCTGTAATCGGGCGGCAAATCCAATTATTCTTTGTCATTTGTGTGGTAGTGGCTGCGGTATATGGTGCATTAACTGCCAACAAGTCTATTTTATTAAAGCAAGGTCTGCCTGCCATCCTGGCACTAATCAGTTTGTGGATATTCTGAAGACACTCTTAACGGGTGTCTTTTTTCTAGATTCGATCACATAATGTCTGGAATGCTAATGACAAGGGGAATAAACAGTTTTTGACCGATTGTAAATCCGACTATTCCGATTTATAATAAATTTATTACATACTAAGAGGACACGGGGGCTAGAGCGATGCGTCGTAATTTGACTGGTGTATTGGTATTCATTGTATTGATGTTGGTTGTAAGTGCATGCTCCGGCGGGAATTCTGGATCTACGTCTGAGACGAATGGGAATATACCCGGTACAGCTACCACAACAGCTGATAACGGACAGCCAAAAGACGGCGGCAGCCTGATCATTGGCGTACAAGCTGATCCGGTGGTGCTGAATCCGAACTATGCGGGTGATCGGGTAAGTCTGACGATAGACCAGGCGATATTCGCACCATTGTTTCAGGTGAACAATGGCAAAAAGACATTTTATTTAGCAGACAGTCTGACTCCTTCAGCAGACAAGCTGACTTATACACTAAAACTGAAAAAAGATCTGACTTGGCATGATGGCGAGAAGCTGACAGCTGACGATGTTGTTTTCACCATTAACAAAATTTTGGATGAGAAGCAGCACAGCTTTTTGAGAAGTAATTTTATGGTTAATGGCAAACCGGTTCAGGCGAGCAAGGTTGATGATACAACGGTGGATTTCAAACTTCCTCAGCCAGCTCCTGCTTTTGAGGCAGCACTGGTACAGGTATCCCCGATTCCGAAGCACATTTTCGAGAATGAAGCGGATATTGAGAAAAGTACAAAAAACAACTCTCCGGTTGGATCAGGTCCTTTCAAATTTAAAGAGTACAAAACCGGTGAGTACGTTACACTCGAACGGTTCGATAACTATGTTGGCGGAAAGCCGCATCTGGATTCAGTAACATACCGAATTGTTAAAGATTCAAATGCTGCGAATTTGGCCCTTCAAAATGGTGAGATTAATGTAAACTATCTCGATCCGCAAAATGTGGAGACCATTAAAGCAACAGATAAGTTTGACATTTTCCCTTACAGCGAAGGTCGCTTGGCTTATCTGATGTTTAATGAAAACAGTGATACGAAGCAGTTGAACAAAAAAGAAGTGCGTCAGGCGCTTTCTTATGCATTAAATCAGGATGAGTTGATTCAAGTTTCCTATGGCTCCAAGGATTATGCAGACACTGCAAAATCTGCTCTGACACAGGACGTACTGTATCACACGAACGACGTTGCATTTTTTAATAATGATGTGAACAAAGCAAAAGAGCTGCTGAAATCGGCTGGAGCTGAAGGACTGAAACTGCGCATTATCATTCCGGGCGGTAACAAGGTACAGGAAGCACAAGCACTCTATATCCAGCAGAAGTTAAAGGACATAGGCGTTCAGCTGGACGTGAACAGCATGGATTCATCGGCATGGTCGCAAAAGTTCGTCGATACGAATGCCAAGGACTTTGATCTGGCGATCAGCGGCTACATCATGGGGTATGACCCTGACGCATATCGTATTTTGTATAGCACCGGATCATCCTCCAACTATTCGCATTATTCGAATAAGGAAGTGGATAAACTGCTGGAAGAGGGCGCGGGTGAGTCGGATACGACTAAACGTGGAGAAATTTATAAAAAGGTACAAGAGCTGCTGGCTGAGGATGCTGTCATCTATCCGATTGCTTACACCAAGACTATTGTAGCCTTCGACAAGCAGTATGGCGGTATTGATCAGGCTGTGCTGAAGCCGGTCGTGATTTTCGAGGATTTGTCCAAAATTTATCACAAATAAGACAGGGTTTTCAAAAATAAGCTGGGCTAACCAGCTTATTTTTTTCGAAAACAGCAAGGGGAAGGGAAACGTATGAGACAACTCATCGCCAGAAGGTTGCTGCAAGTTATACCGATGCTATTTTTTGTGTCCATCGTCTGCTTCGGCTTGATCAAGCTGGCCCCAGGTGATCCGGTTCTCTCTTTTGTTACACCGAATATGCATCTGGAAGACATTGAACGAATGAGGCATAGCTTGGGGCTGGACCAGCCCGCTTACGTGCAGTACATATTATGGCTTAAAAAGAGTCTAACGGGTGACCTCGGCTACTCGCTAATTAATCACCAGCCCGTGCTGGATCAGATTCTCGACCGTCTCCCGGCTACAGCCGGGTTAATGGGCGCATCCATCATACTTGCTGTGCTGGTTGCCATCCCACTTGGTTTGACGGCTGCGGCGAATCGGAATCGCTGGATCGACAAGCTCATTAATCTGATGTCGTACATCGGGATTTCTGTTCCGCTGTTTTGGCTCGGTATTTTACTTATTTATTTGTTTGCGATTTATCTGCATTGGCTTCCGAGTACTGGGATGCGTACCATCGGTACGGACTCGGTGCTGGATGTGATCAAGCATGGGATTTTACCATGTTTTGTACTGGCCTTCGGTTTTCTGTCTGTGTATGTGAGGTACATCCGTTCCAGCACAATTACGCAGCTCAAGGAAGAGTACGTGCAGATTCAATACGCGTTCGGGTCTGGAAAAAGACTAGTTTTGTTTCGACATGTGCTCAAGCATGTGCTGCTGCCCATCATTACGCTGCTCGGAATGTCGGTTGCGGACCTGGTGGCTGGAGCCATTGTGACGGAGACGGTATTTTCCTGGCCGGGCATTGGCTCGCTGGGCATGACGGCGGTAAAAGGGATGGATTATCCTGTCATCATGGGGATTACTTTATTTTCCGCTCTGCTGCTGATCCTGGGTAATCTGCTTGCGGATATCTTGTACAGCATTGCGGACCCGAGAATTAAATCAACGAGGTGAATTCATGAATCGGAGCAAATGGCGCAACATCGGGATCGAGCTGATGACGAGCAAAATGGGCGCCGTCGCCCTCATACTATTGATCGTATTCTCGCTGGGGGCGATTTTCGCATTTTTATCGCCGCAGGACCCGAATAAATTGAATGTGCTGGAGCGTCTCCAACCACCGGGAGCGGCACACTGGTTTGGAACGGATGATTATGGGCGGGACTATTTTACAAGAGCACTGTACGGCGGACGTGTATCATTGCTGGTAGGCTTCGCGTCCATGATTATTGCGACCAGTATTGGTGCAGTGGTAGGTATTGTGAGCGGGTATATTGGAGGATGGATCGACAATCTGCTTATGCGGGTTTTGGAGCTGATCATGTCGATTCCGTCTTTCTTGGTTATTTTGCTGCTAAGTGTGTTTTTGAAGCCGGGCGTCGGCAATATCATTGTCATTATCGCCTTGCTCATGTGGATGAACATTGCCCGGGTGGTGCGGGCAGAGACAATGACGTTGCGTGAACGGGAGTATGTACTATACGCCAAAGCCTCGGGACAAAGTACGTTTGGTATTATTATGAAGCACATTGTACCGAATCTGATTCCGGTAATTATCGTAGGGGCGACGAACAATATCGCTTCAGCGATTATGATGGAATCGTCACTGAGCTTTCTCGGCTTTGGTGTTCAACTGCCGAACGCTACGTGGGGCAGTATGCTGAATAATGCCCAAGGATATATTGCACAGGCCCCATATATGGCATTATTCCCGGGTTTGCTTATTTTACTGACTGTGTTGAGCTTTAATGTTTTGGGAGATGTGCTGCGTGTAGGCTTTGAACCCAAATTAGTAAAACGATGATTTATAGTTTCATAGATTCATAGTACAGGCCCATTACAAATGGCTCCAGGAGCGACAGGAAGGAGCGAAAACACGATGACAGAACATCTACTGTCCGTCGAACAGCTGGAGGTCTCCTTTTTCACTCGTGAAGGGGAAAATCAGGCAGTTCGAGGGGTTAGTTTTCACATTGATGCTGGAGAAACGGTAGGAATCGTAGGAGAATCCGGCAGCGGCAAAAGTGTTACAGCGAAAGCGATCATGTCGATGATTGCCCCGCCGGGCAAGCGGCTGAACGGCGATATTCGTTATCGGGGACAAAGTCTGACCGCTCTGACGGAAAAGCAATGGCGCAAAATACGTGGAAACCAGATTGCGATGGTCTTTCAGGACCCGATGACCTCGCTGAATCCGGTCAAAAAGGTTGGCTATCACCTGATCGAGGTGATTCGCAGACATCGAGGACTGAGCAAGGAAGCGGCTACGCAAGCAGCTGTAGAACTGCTGCGACAAGTAGGCATTACCGAGCCGGAGCGCCGAATGAACCAATACCCGCATCAATTCAGCGGCGGGATGCGCCAGCGGGTGATGATTGCTATGGCGCTCTCGTGCAGCCCGGAGCTGCTGATTGCAGATGAGCCGACTACAGCGCTGGACGTAACGATTCAGGCGCAAATCTTGGAACTGCTCAAGACGCTGAAGCAGCAATCCGACATGTCGATTGCTCTAATCACCCATGATCTGGGCGTCGTCGCCCAGGTGTGCAGCCGTGTCATCGTCATGTACGGCGGCATGGTGATGGAGGAGGGACGCGTGGACGATATCTTTTATCGTCCGGGCCACCCGTATACGCAGGGCCTGCTGCGCTCTGTGCCCCAGCGTACGAACGGCTTCCGTGAGCGGCTAGTGCCGATTGAGGGCACGCCGCCGGACCTGCTGAACCCGCCATCGGGCTGTCCGTTCATGGAACGGTGCCCGCACGCGTTTGCCCGCTGTGTGGAGCGGCCGCCGATGATAGAGCTGCGCCCGGGTCAGCGAGCAGCCTGCTGGTTGAACGATCCGGAAGCAGGGCCTGCTGGAGTCTACGAGACGCCCGAAGCGGGCCATACGGAAGGGGGGAATAACGGTGAGTGAAGCAAATAATGTATTGAGTGAGCATCAGCCATTGGTAGAGGTACACCAGCTTAAGAAGCATTTTGTGACCGCAAAGGATTTGTTAGGGCGTAGCTCTGAGGTGCTCAAGGCGGTAGATGGCGTGAGCTTTCAAATCAAGCGTGGCGAGACGTTCGGACTGGTCGGTGAGTCAGGTAGTGGGAAATCAACGGTTGGACGCTGTCTGACACGGTTATACGATTATACAGAAGGTACGGTACGCTTTGACGGCCAGGATATTTCCAAGCTGAACGATAAACAGCTCAAGCCGCTGCGTCGGCGCATTCAGAGCATTTTTCAGGACCCATATTCCTCTCTTAATCCGGGTATGAACGTGCTTGACCTGATCGGTGAGCCGATGGATATTCACAGATTGCATCAGGGGAGTGAGCGTAAGGATGCCGTAGTGGCTTTACTGGAGAAGGTAGGGCTGAAGCGAGAGCATCTGTACCGCTACTCGCACGAGTTCAGCGGCGGGCAGCGCCAGCGGATTTCCATCGCTCGTGCTCTGTCCGTGAACCCCGAGTTCATCGTCTGTGACGAGCCGATTTCGGCACTCGATGTGTCCATCCAGGCGCAGGTCATTAACACGCTGGAGGATCTCCAGCAGGAGTTCGGGCTGACGTACCTGTTCATCGCCCATGACTTGTCGATGGTGCGGCATATTTCAGACCGAATCGGTGTGATGTACCATGGGCGACTGGTAGAAGTAGCTGATGCAGATGAATTGTATGAGCAGCCCGCTCATCCTTATACGCAGGCGCTGTTGTCCTCTATCCCTGTGCCTGATCCGAGAGCAGTCGGAGAGCGCGAGGGACTGGGGGGAAGCTTGGCCCAACCAGACGGTTCATTAGTATGGGACAAGGATAACAACAGTGCAACCGAGCTGAGAGAAATCAGTCCCGGCCATTATGTAGCATACCCGGTTAACCGTTAGGGTTAAGATCGGTTGTACGATGTGCATGACCCAAAGGAGGCAAAAAACGATGACTGAATCGACGAAAAGAGTACGTATTTCCCAATGGGACGCGCTCTTGCTGGAATCATTACGCTCTTTAGGCTGGTCCCAAGAGGAATTAATCCGTCGGGTGCAGCAAAATGAGCTGCCAACGGACGGACCATCCGATTTTGATTATACAGAGCTTGTCACTGGGCTGGCGTCCCAAGAGCCGGAGGTGTTTGTCAGCGCGGTAACGGATGGATATCAGATCAAGTACAATACGATCCGGGGCATTCGTTCGTGGATTGCCGTTGCGTTCGGGCGGGAGCCTGAGCTGTCCCTGGAGGAAGGAAGCGAAGCCGTTACATCCGAACTGACGAAGGCTGAGTATGATCGGCTAGAACGGGTACTTTCATTAGGCTGGGTCATCCAGGAAGTACGTCCCGCGGAGGGCGAGACTTCAGGATTATACCGAATTGTACCTGCTTCACAGACGCATTAAATCCTGGGGATGAAGTAATATACTTTACCAGAAATTGAAACGAGCTGACGTGGAGGCCAGCTCGTTTTTTTATTGCAATTCTTCTTCATCTTTTTTATTCAGCATAACCAGACTATTGTGAAAGATCCGTGTCATGCAGTAAAAGAAGGCCATTCTGGTGGTTTGCATAATAGCTCCCAACAACATGGACATCGATTCCATTTGGGAAAAATGTAAGATAAGAATCCGGTTAATAATTCCTTCACCAAACCAGACAAAATATAGCGGAACAATCATCTTTTGAATATAACGAGCTTTACGCCCCAATTCGGGGTGGAGCGCAAAGTACCTATAAATATGGGTGAATGTATTGGAGAATCCCCACAAGTTAATAAAAGGAATCATGCGAGCAATGGCTCCCACGGTACGAATCGGATAATCGGAATGTTTTTGCCGGATGGCTTTATGTACTTGAACTAGCCAGATCAGATAGGTTACAAAACACATGTAGTACAGAACAAAGCTAAAGACTGTAAATTTTT
The Paenibacillus peoriae DNA segment above includes these coding regions:
- a CDS encoding ABC transporter permease, with the protein product MNRSKWRNIGIELMTSKMGAVALILLIVFSLGAIFAFLSPQDPNKLNVLERLQPPGAAHWFGTDDYGRDYFTRALYGGRVSLLVGFASMIIATSIGAVVGIVSGYIGGWIDNLLMRVLELIMSIPSFLVILLLSVFLKPGVGNIIVIIALLMWMNIARVVRAETMTLREREYVLYAKASGQSTFGIIMKHIVPNLIPVIIVGATNNIASAIMMESSLSFLGFGVQLPNATWGSMLNNAQGYIAQAPYMALFPGLLILLTVLSFNVLGDVLRVGFEPKLVKR
- a CDS encoding ABC transporter permease; its protein translation is MRQLIARRLLQVIPMLFFVSIVCFGLIKLAPGDPVLSFVTPNMHLEDIERMRHSLGLDQPAYVQYILWLKKSLTGDLGYSLINHQPVLDQILDRLPATAGLMGASIILAVLVAIPLGLTAAANRNRWIDKLINLMSYIGISVPLFWLGILLIYLFAIYLHWLPSTGMRTIGTDSVLDVIKHGILPCFVLAFGFLSVYVRYIRSSTITQLKEEYVQIQYAFGSGKRLVLFRHVLKHVLLPIITLLGMSVADLVAGAIVTETVFSWPGIGSLGMTAVKGMDYPVIMGITLFSALLLILGNLLADILYSIADPRIKSTR
- a CDS encoding ABC transporter ATP-binding protein produces the protein MSEANNVLSEHQPLVEVHQLKKHFVTAKDLLGRSSEVLKAVDGVSFQIKRGETFGLVGESGSGKSTVGRCLTRLYDYTEGTVRFDGQDISKLNDKQLKPLRRRIQSIFQDPYSSLNPGMNVLDLIGEPMDIHRLHQGSERKDAVVALLEKVGLKREHLYRYSHEFSGGQRQRISIARALSVNPEFIVCDEPISALDVSIQAQVINTLEDLQQEFGLTYLFIAHDLSMVRHISDRIGVMYHGRLVEVADADELYEQPAHPYTQALLSSIPVPDPRAVGEREGLGGSLAQPDGSLVWDKDNNSATELREISPGHYVAYPVNR
- a CDS encoding ABC transporter ATP-binding protein, encoding MTEHLLSVEQLEVSFFTREGENQAVRGVSFHIDAGETVGIVGESGSGKSVTAKAIMSMIAPPGKRLNGDIRYRGQSLTALTEKQWRKIRGNQIAMVFQDPMTSLNPVKKVGYHLIEVIRRHRGLSKEAATQAAVELLRQVGITEPERRMNQYPHQFSGGMRQRVMIAMALSCSPELLIADEPTTALDVTIQAQILELLKTLKQQSDMSIALITHDLGVVAQVCSRVIVMYGGMVMEEGRVDDIFYRPGHPYTQGLLRSVPQRTNGFRERLVPIEGTPPDLLNPPSGCPFMERCPHAFARCVERPPMIELRPGQRAACWLNDPEAGPAGVYETPEAGHTEGGNNGE
- a CDS encoding DUF1304 domain-containing protein gives rise to the protein MSLLSSILVGIVALEHVYILILEMFLWTTPRAMRTFGTSKELAEASKSLAANQGLYNGFLAAGLVWGLFYPEPVIGRQIQLFFVICVVVAAVYGALTANKSILLKQGLPAILALISLWIF
- a CDS encoding ABC transporter substrate-binding protein, encoding MRRNLTGVLVFIVLMLVVSACSGGNSGSTSETNGNIPGTATTTADNGQPKDGGSLIIGVQADPVVLNPNYAGDRVSLTIDQAIFAPLFQVNNGKKTFYLADSLTPSADKLTYTLKLKKDLTWHDGEKLTADDVVFTINKILDEKQHSFLRSNFMVNGKPVQASKVDDTTVDFKLPQPAPAFEAALVQVSPIPKHIFENEADIEKSTKNNSPVGSGPFKFKEYKTGEYVTLERFDNYVGGKPHLDSVTYRIVKDSNAANLALQNGEINVNYLDPQNVETIKATDKFDIFPYSEGRLAYLMFNENSDTKQLNKKEVRQALSYALNQDELIQVSYGSKDYADTAKSALTQDVLYHTNDVAFFNNDVNKAKELLKSAGAEGLKLRIIIPGGNKVQEAQALYIQQKLKDIGVQLDVNSMDSSAWSQKFVDTNAKDFDLAISGYIMGYDPDAYRILYSTGSSSNYSHYSNKEVDKLLEEGAGESDTTKRGEIYKKVQELLAEDAVIYPIAYTKTIVAFDKQYGGIDQAVLKPVVIFEDLSKIYHK